The following are from one region of the Lynx canadensis isolate LIC74 chromosome D4, mLynCan4.pri.v2, whole genome shotgun sequence genome:
- the LOC115499603 gene encoding uncharacterized protein LOC115499603: MKAVLPLTVGPAGTTEAPGVGASTPPVPTPVPMGLRWESGGHRVEMVCVSPGPADVHFVWEKNGRELEMCVPMQTHVLPDGRAHVLSWLRDAIRESAEYRCSVLSSAGNGTSKVRVTVVRHGEWPPPLPRSQLRRRACWCPGGRQEGGACGPCPASLPGTGGASAPTSCHPFTPWRVWDAGPESPRLPSLSPSPLPCHVEACLTSRPHALHTATQACWGFPARLGPGAAGSRLFLGEVWTLVSSAPLYFLCSFWTRFPSRWPPVRQRVCKGPGPPPERLASPLLAWGPAFSGLLSFHGCLCFSDSRFLGFPLLSACESLRLGPC, encoded by the coding sequence ATGAAAGCTGTCCTGCCCCTCACCGTGGGTCCAGCTGGGACAACAGAGGCCCCTGGCGTGGGTGCCTCCACACCGCCTGTCCCCACCCCGGTTCCCATGGGTCTTCGGTGGGAGTCCGGGGGCCACCGGGTAGAGATGGTCTGTGTGTCCCCAGGGCCCGCAGATGTCCACTTTGTCTGGGAGAAGAACGGCCGAGAACTGGAGATGTGCGTCCCCATGCAGACCCACGTGCTGCCCGACGGCAGGGCCCACGTGCTCAGCTGGCTGCGAGACGCCATCCGAGAAAGCGCCGAGTACCGCTGCTCCGTCCTGTCCTCTGCGGGCAACGGGACCTCCAAAGTGCGGGTGACCGTCGTGAGACACGGTGAGTGGCCCCCGCCCCTACCGCGCTCCCAGCTCCGACGGCGGGCGTGCTGGTGCCCTGGCGGCCGGCAGGAGGGAGGAGCGTGTGGCCCGTGCCCGGCCAGCCTCCCCGGCACTGGCGGCGCTTCCGCACCCACCTCCTGCCACCCGTTCACTCCTTGGCGCGTCTGGGACGCCGGTCCTGAGAGCCCGcgtctcccttctctgtccccaagtCCCCTCCCCTGCCACGTGGAGGCCTGCCTCACGTCACGTCCGCATGCTTTGCACACGGCCACCCAGGCCTGCTGGGGGTTTCCCGCCCGGCTGGGCCCGGGGGCCGCTGGAAGCCGGCTCTTCCTCGGGGAGGTGTGGACACTTGTTTCCTCCGCTCCACTCTACTTCCTGTGCTCTTTCTGGACCCGTTTTCCGAGCCGCTGGCCGCCTGTGAGGCAGCGCGTGTGCAAAGGGCCCGGCCCCCCACCCGAGCGTCTGGCCTCCCCGTTGCTGGCCTGGGGTCCCGCTTTCTCAGGTCTGCTCAGTTTCCACGGGTGCCTCTGCTTTTCAGATTCCAGGTTTTTGGGGTTTCCTCTTCTGTCCGCTTGCGAGAGTTTACGTTTAGGGCCCTGCTGA